The Bdellovibrio bacteriovorus genome includes a region encoding these proteins:
- a CDS encoding adenine phosphoribosyltransferase: MDLKNLIRDVPNFPKEGILFRDMSPLLQNPEAMDFVSRNLVKDVDLSQIDYFAGIESRGFILAAHMAATHKKGFLPIRKAGKLPPPTLKLSYALEYGSAEIELPLGNSRIMIIDDVLATGGTLQAAIDLSKLAGYDVKAVAVLVNLTFLNKMKFNNKEVHSLVQY; the protein is encoded by the coding sequence GTGGATTTGAAGAATTTGATTCGGGATGTGCCTAATTTTCCTAAAGAGGGGATTCTTTTTCGGGATATGTCGCCGCTTTTGCAAAATCCGGAGGCGATGGATTTTGTTTCTCGGAATTTGGTGAAGGATGTGGATCTTTCGCAGATTGATTATTTTGCGGGGATTGAGTCTCGTGGGTTTATTTTGGCGGCGCATATGGCGGCGACTCATAAGAAAGGATTTCTTCCGATTCGTAAGGCGGGGAAGTTGCCTCCTCCGACTTTGAAACTTTCCTATGCCCTGGAGTATGGTTCGGCAGAGATTGAGCTTCCCTTGGGGAATTCGCGCATTATGATTATTGACGATGTTTTGGCGACCGGTGGGACTTTGCAGGCGGCTATTGATCTTAGCAAGCTTGCTGGTTATGACGTGAAAGCGGTGGCGGTTCTGGTGAACCTGACATTCTTGAATAAGATGAAATTTAATAACAAAGAGGTACATTCCCTTGTTCAATATTAA
- a CDS encoding 5'-methylthioadenosine/S-adenosylhomocysteine nucleosidase family protein — MALPGESQGFFEKENFQIYYTGIGKVNAAATAMDVIHKTKCKVMINLGTAGSSKFKTHDLVEVSAFVQRDMDISPLGFKVGETPFDPLPAGIELIPYFNELSKGVCGTGDSFETGTPKVACDLVDMEGYALAKVCRKMGVQLISLKYITDGADHNAHNDWQENLVHGARKLLEYYKKMVTL; from the coding sequence ATGGCTCTTCCTGGAGAGTCCCAAGGTTTTTTTGAGAAAGAAAATTTTCAGATTTACTATACGGGCATTGGTAAAGTGAACGCAGCGGCAACGGCTATGGATGTGATCCACAAAACCAAATGCAAAGTGATGATCAATCTTGGTACAGCCGGCAGCTCTAAATTTAAAACTCATGATTTAGTGGAAGTTTCGGCTTTCGTGCAAAGAGATATGGATATTTCTCCTCTGGGATTCAAAGTGGGTGAGACACCTTTTGATCCGCTTCCGGCGGGGATTGAATTGATTCCTTATTTTAATGAACTCTCTAAAGGAGTTTGTGGAACTGGTGATAGTTTTGAAACAGGTACTCCGAAAGTGGCTTGCGATTTAGTTGATATGGAAGGCTATGCACTGGCAAAAGTGTGTCGCAAAATGGGAGTTCAACTAATTTCGCTTAAGTACATTACAGACGGCGCCGATCATAATGCCCATAACGATTGGCAAGAAAATCTCGTTCACGGCGCGAGAAAACTTTTAGAGTACTACAAAAAAATGGTGACGCTTTAG
- the hpf gene encoding ribosome hibernation-promoting factor, HPF/YfiA family, with amino-acid sequence MKLNYTFKHLDHSDALVTYTEERMEEIGRFLLREGYGNVYFSKTKNEFCVEVSINTREKYFKASAFGSDVYGAVDGVAEKLEKQFLKTSKQYKNHKKPELSKEGRLDQAIRFKKAA; translated from the coding sequence ATGAAACTCAACTACACATTTAAGCACCTAGATCACTCCGACGCTCTTGTGACCTATACAGAGGAACGCATGGAGGAAATCGGGCGCTTTTTGCTTAGAGAAGGCTACGGCAATGTCTATTTCTCTAAAACAAAAAATGAATTCTGTGTTGAAGTTTCCATAAATACCCGGGAAAAATACTTTAAAGCCAGCGCCTTCGGCTCTGATGTTTATGGTGCCGTCGACGGTGTTGCGGAAAAACTTGAAAAACAATTCCTGAAAACAAGCAAGCAGTACAAAAATCATAAAAAGCCGGAGCTTTCAAAAGAGGGTCGTTTGGATCAAGCGATTCGCTTCAAAAAAGCAGCTTGA
- the metK gene encoding methionine adenosyltransferase encodes MKNYLFTSESVSEGHPDKMADQISDGILDAILAQDPKGRVACETLLTTGLVVVGGEITTSAKVNFSEVARDVVKRIGYDHSDKGFDYKTCGVMIAVGQQSPDIAVGVKETLSDDQGAGDQGLMFGYAVNETPELMPLSIAMSHKLVKDLAQLRKDGRVDWLRPDAKSQVTVQYENGIAKRIDAVVISTQHSDSVSNATIKEFITEELIKKSIPGNWIDAKTKFFINPTGRFVTGGPMGDAGLTGRKIIVDTYGGHGAHGGGAFSGKDPSKVDRSAAYASRHIAKNIVGAGLADRCLVQVAYAIGVAEPVSITVNDYGTSKVGPEVLEKAVRQVFDLRPARITKELDLLRPIYSKTAAYGHFGRNEEGFTWEKLNKVDQLKDAVSTLK; translated from the coding sequence GTGAAAAACTACCTTTTTACGAGCGAATCCGTATCTGAGGGGCATCCCGACAAAATGGCAGACCAAATTTCCGATGGCATCTTGGATGCGATCTTGGCTCAAGATCCCAAGGGCCGTGTTGCCTGCGAAACTTTGCTAACAACGGGTTTGGTTGTTGTTGGTGGCGAAATCACAACATCAGCGAAAGTGAACTTCTCTGAAGTCGCTCGTGACGTTGTAAAACGCATTGGTTATGACCATTCTGACAAAGGTTTCGACTATAAAACTTGCGGCGTGATGATCGCCGTGGGTCAGCAATCTCCCGATATCGCTGTCGGCGTGAAAGAGACTTTGTCTGACGATCAAGGTGCGGGCGACCAAGGCTTGATGTTCGGTTATGCCGTGAATGAAACTCCGGAATTGATGCCTCTTTCTATCGCAATGTCTCACAAACTTGTGAAAGACCTTGCGCAACTTCGTAAAGACGGTCGTGTGGACTGGTTGCGCCCGGATGCAAAATCCCAAGTGACTGTGCAATACGAAAACGGCATTGCAAAACGCATTGATGCTGTTGTTATTTCCACTCAACACTCTGACAGCGTTTCTAACGCCACAATCAAAGAATTTATCACTGAAGAGTTGATCAAAAAATCCATCCCAGGAAACTGGATTGATGCGAAAACAAAATTCTTCATCAATCCAACCGGCCGTTTCGTAACGGGTGGCCCTATGGGTGATGCGGGTCTAACAGGTCGTAAGATCATCGTTGATACTTACGGCGGCCATGGTGCCCACGGTGGTGGAGCGTTCTCTGGTAAAGATCCTTCGAAGGTAGACCGTTCTGCGGCTTACGCATCACGTCATATTGCTAAAAACATCGTGGGTGCGGGCTTGGCTGACAGATGTTTGGTTCAAGTGGCGTACGCAATCGGCGTGGCAGAACCTGTGAGCATTACTGTGAACGATTACGGAACAAGCAAAGTTGGACCGGAAGTGCTTGAAAAAGCCGTTCGTCAGGTTTTCGATCTTCGCCCGGCAAGAATTACGAAAGAATTGGATCTATTACGTCCAATCTACAGTAAAACAGCAGCTTACGGCCATTTTGGTCGTAATGAAGAAGGTTTCACTTGGGAAAAACTCAACAAAGTGGACCAATTGAAAGACGCTGTTAGCACGCTAAAGTAA